One Salvelinus namaycush isolate Seneca chromosome 4, SaNama_1.0, whole genome shotgun sequence genomic window carries:
- the chmp6b gene encoding charged multivesicular body protein 6: protein MGNVFGRKRRTRVTEQDRAVLQLKQQRDKLKQYQKRITLQLEKERNLAKQLLKDGKKEKALLLLKKKRYQDQLLDKTENQISNLERMCQDIEFAQIEMKVIEGLKVGNDCLKSLHEAMSIEDVERIMDETQEAIEYQREIDEMLAGSLTQEDEDAILAELEAITQGDLDLPEVPDESLPEVPEAAEEEPEPGQERPRKKQEREMLAV, encoded by the exons ATGGGAAACGTTTTCGGCAGAAAGAGACGCACGCGAGtcacagagcaggacagagcagttTTG CAACTGAAACAGCAGAGAGATAAGTTGAAGCAGTACCAAAAGAGAATCACTCTGCAGCTGGAAAAAGAGAGGAATCTGGCCAAGCAGCTGCTGAAAGATGGCAAGAAAGA GAAGGCCCTCCTCTTGCTCAAAAAGAAGAGATACCAGGACCAGCTCCTAGACAAGACGGAAAACCAGATTAGCAACCTGGAGCGCATG TGTCAAGACATTGAGTTTGCCCAGATTGAGATGAAAGTCATTGAAGGCCTTAAAGTTGGAAACGATTGCCTGAAGTCATTGCATGAG GCGATGTCCATCGAGGATGTGGAGAGAATTATGGATGAGACCCAAGAAGCCATTGAATACCAGAGG GAAATAGATGAGATGCTGGCAGGTTCCCTGACACAGGAGGATGAAGATGCTATACTGGCTGAACTGGAGGCCATCACTCAG gGAGACCTTGACCTACCAGAGGTACCTGATGAGTCCCTGCCTGAAGTCCCAGAGGCAGCTGAGGAAGAACCAGAGCCGGGTCAAG AGAGACCGAGGAAGAAGCAAGAACGGGAGATGTTGGCTGTCTAG